A genomic region of Pyrus communis chromosome 14, drPyrComm1.1, whole genome shotgun sequence contains the following coding sequences:
- the LOC137716257 gene encoding EP1-like glycoprotein 2, whose translation MATKTSHSAVFLFSFIAILFAIPIEAQVPTNQTFKFINQGELGGGIVEYHATYRVIQTNSHTFYTHPFGLCFYNTTPHSYIFAIRAGVPKDEVRWVWDANRNHPVREKATLSFGREGNLVLGEADGTVVWQTNTANKGVTGIKLLGNGNLVLHDKNGRFIWQSFDYPTDTLLLGQSVTTNGRNKLVSRKSDIDGSDGPYSIVLDHTGFTMYLNNNGQRLIYGGWTGTDYGSTVTFDFDIMNGFDDGIAYELVLTVNQDINAPPPSPQSRRHLLQVRPIGNGQQINLNKLNYNATYTFLRLGSDGNLKAYTYYDKVRNMKWEESFAFFSSYFIRECALPSKCGSYGYCSRGMCVGCPSPKGLLGWSKGCAAPKLGQCKSGAKASYYKVADVEHFLSPYLDGGDGPMKVGECKAKCDKDCTCLGFFYREDTSKCLLAPMLGTLIKDVNTSVGYIKYSK comes from the coding sequence ATGGCAACTAAGACTTCACATTCAGctgttttccttttctccttcattgccaTCCTCTTTGCCATTCCCATTGAAGCCCAAGTCCCTACAAACCAAACCTTCAAATTCATCAACCAAGGCGAATTGGGAGGCGGAATCGTAGAATACCATGCTACCTACCGCGTGATCCAAACAAATTCCCACACCTTCTATACACATCCTTTCGGGTTATGCTTCTACAACACCACCCCACATTCTTACATATTCGCTATCAGAGCCGGTGTTCCCAAGGATGAAGTGCGGTGGGTCTGGGATGCAAACCGGAACCACCCGGTTCGCGAGAAAGCCACCCTCTCTTTTGGTAGAGAGGGAAACTTAGTCCTCGGAGAAGCAGATGGGACTGTTGTTTGGCAAACCAACACAGCCAACAAAGGTGTCACGGGCATCAAGTTACTTGGAAACGGTAACTTGGTTCTCCATGACAAGAATGGAAGATTCATATGGCAAAGCTTTGATTACCCTACTGATACTCTTCTACTGGGGCAATCCGTCACAACTAATGGCCGTAACAAGCTTGTTAGTCGCAAATCTGATATCGATGGCTCTGATGGGCCATACAGTATTGTTCTGGACCACACTGGGTTCACTATGTACTTGAACAATAATGGCCAGCGTCTTATCTACGGCGGGTGGACAGGAACCGACTACGGAAGCACTGTAACCTTTGATTTTGACATTATGAATGGTTTCGATGATGGCATTGCTTATGAGCTTGTGCTCACTGTAAACCAGGACATTAATGCTCCACCGCCATCACCACAAAGCCGTAGGCACCTCCTACAAGTTCGTCCCATTGGCAACGGACAACAAATCAACCTTAACAAGCTCAACTACAATGCTACATACACATTTCTAAGACTCGGGTCTGATGGCAATCTCAAGGCCTATACTTACTATGACAAAGTGAGAAACATGAAATGGGAAGAGAGCTTTGCATTCTTTTCGAGCTATTTCATTAGAGAATGTGCATTGCCATCTAAATGTGGTTCGTATGGGTACTGTAGTAGGGGCATGTGTGTGGGGTGCCCCAGCCCGAAGGGGCTTCTGGGTTGGAGCAAGGGCTGTGCAGCACCAAAGTTGGGACAGTGTAAGAGTGGGGCAAAAGCGAGCTACTACAAGGTTGCGGATGTTGAGCACTTTCTGAGCCCTTATTTGGATGGGGGAGATGGTCCAATGAAGGTCGGAGAGTGCAAGGCCAAGTGTGATAAGGACTGTACGTGCTTAGGGTTTTTTTACAGGGAAGATACCTCTAAGTGTTTGTTGGCACCTATGCTTGGGACTCTTATAAAGGACGTGAATACTTCGGTCGGTTACATCAAATATTCAAAGTAG
- the LOC137715719 gene encoding epidermis-specific secreted glycoprotein EP1-like: protein MSLPSMFIFSLFAFIAQAKVPANQTFKYVNEGEFGPFITEYDASYRMLAPFASPFQLAFYNTTPNAFTLALRMGLRRSESQFYWVWEANRGKPVGENATFTFGTDGNLVLANADGRVAWQSNTANKGVVGFDLLSTGNMVLYDSKGNFVWQSFYYPSNTLLVGQSLRAGGVSKLVSRASEAENEDGSYSLVMEAKGLAMYYKSKNSPRPSLYFTSSKWISVQKGSLNHVTLKCSPDAHEGFAYDLSLDYVAGNSTSRGNVILARPNYNSTSTFLRLEMDGNLRLHTYYEVVRYGAWEVTFTLFDKDSRWENGCQLPERCGKLGICEDSQCVACPSSKGLLGWSESCEPEKLTSCDPKSFHYYKVEGVDHFLSKYARGDSIKESDCAKKCTLDCKCLGYFYNQDTSKCWIAYDLKTLTKVANSTHVGYIKAPNH from the coding sequence ATGTCACTACCCTCCATGTTCATTTTCTCACTCTTTGCTTTCATTGCTCAAGCCAAAGTTCCagcaaatcaaactttcaaGTACGTCAATGAAGGGGAATTTGGGCCTTTCATTACAGAATATGATGCAAGCTATCGTATGCTTGCTCCTTTTGCCTCTCCCTTCCAACTTGCTTTCTACAACACCACCCCAAATGCCTTCACTCTTGCTCTACGCATGGGTTTGAGGCGGTCGGAGTCGCAGTTTTATTGGGTTTGGGAAGCCAACCGTGGGAAACCTGTCGGCGAAAATGCCACCTTCACATTTGGGACTGATGGGAATCTTGTCTTGGCCAATGCCGATGGCCGAGTGGCTTGGCAAAGCAACACCGCCAACAAAGGTGTCGTAGGCTTCGACTTGCTTTCAACTGGCAATATGGTACTTTATGACTCAAAGGGTAACTTTGTTTGGCAAAGTTTTTACTACCCATCAAACACTTTGTTGGTGGGTCAATCTCTGCGTGCCGGGGGAGTAAGCAAGCTTGTGAGTCGAGCATCGGAGGCAGAAAACGAAGACGGGTCTTATAGCTTGGTGATGGAGGCGAAAGGTTTGGCTATGTACTACAAGAGCAAGAACTCCCCACGACCATCACTTTACTTCACATCTTCCAAATGGATTAGCGTCCAAAAGGGCTCATTGAACCACGTGACATTGAAATGTTCGCCGGATGCTCATGAGGGTTTTGCTTACGACTTGAGCTTGGACTATGTAGCGGGAAACTCAACCTCCAGAGGAAATGTCATTCTTGCTAGACCCAACTACAACAGCACATCAACATTCCTGAGGCTGGAAATGGATGGAAATTTGAGGCTTCACACTTACTATGAGGTAGTTCGTTACGGTGCATGGGAGGTGACCTTCACGCTTTTCGATAAAGATTCGAGATGGGAAAACGGGTGCCAACTGCCGGAGCGATGCGGGAAGTTGGGCATTTGTGAGGACAGCCAATGTGTTGCTTGCCCATCGTCTAAGGGACTGTTGGGTTGGAGTGAGAGTTGTGAGCCTGAGAAGCTAACTTCTTGTGATCCAAAGAGCTTCCACTACTACAAAGTTGAAGGGGTTGATCATTTCTTGAGCAAGTACGCAAGGGGAGATTCAATCAAAGAGAGTGATTGTGCTAAGAAGTGTACATTGGATTGCAAGTGTTTGGGCTACTTTTACAACCAAGACACATCAAAGTGTTGGATTGcttatgatttgaaaactttaaccAAAGTTGCCAATTCCACGCATGTGGGTTACATCAAAGCACCTAACCACTAG
- the LOC137716258 gene encoding uncharacterized protein, with protein sequence MNEYIGDETNNAQEQKEHEIEDPELRRLLVPNAEDLPLIPPSSVESNFVSYFAPDFMKPGHDQYIYRHANGLCVIGLAPTHVALKEEGGITAVDFNVGKSDRSGIKVTGKRKKNAQHLESNSALCKVCTNDATYIVRCCVKGSLLEVNDRLIKQPDLLNSAADREGYIAIIMPKPADWLKVKDSLLSLEDYKKLREVS encoded by the exons ATGAACGAATACATTGGTGATGAAACAAACAATGCACAAGAACAAAAGGAACATGAAATAGAAGACCCCGAGCTGCGTAGGCTTCTTGTACCCAATGCAGAAGATCTGCCTCTCATCCCTCCCTCTTCTGTTGAATCCAACTTTGTCTCTTATTTTGCTCCAG ATTTTATGAAGCCAGGACATGACCAGTACATTTATCGCCATGCCAATGG ATTGTGTGTGATTGGCTTGGCTCCAACACATGTGGCTCTTAAGGAAGAAGGGGGTATCACGGCCGTTGATTTCAATGTTGGGAAATCTGATCGTAGTGGGATAAAGGTTACTGGAAAACGCAAGAAG AATGCACAACACTTGGAGTCCAACTCAGCTTTGTGTAAAGTTTGCACCAATGATGCTACTTATATTGTGAG GTGTTGTGTAAAAGGCTCACTATTGGAAGTGAATGATAGGTTAATCAAGCAGCCAGATTTGCTTAATTCAGCA GCAGATAGAGAAGGATATATTGCCATTATCATGCCAAAGCCAGCAGATTGGCTCAAAGTCAAGGATTCACTGTTAAGCCTTGAAGATTACAAAAAGCTGAGGGAAGTTTCATGA